The genomic region agctttaaaataaatacaaataaaaaaatacaaaaaaaatacaaataaaaattctaatctgaaataaaatggacGTATTGTAGCAATATAGTACATTGAAAAATTATcaatttcttttatgccaaaaattattaggatattaagtaaagatcatgttacatgaagatatatatatatatatttttttaatttcctaccataaatatatcaaaacttaatttttgattagtcatatgcattgctaaaaacttaatctgaacaactttaaagacgatgttctcaatatttagattttcttttttttttttcttgcaccctcagattccagattttcaagttGTTGTATCTCGGCCGAATATTGCCCTCCTAACAAACCAAACATCAATGGAACGGCaatgtattcagctttcagatgatgtataaatctcaatttcggaaAAGTTgacctttatgactggttttgtagtccagggtcacgTATAGGCCTAtatgacaattttgattggggggggcaatggggggtcctggtcatttcaaggggggtctcatgaaaaccaacaaaaaatacagcggacacggctaataactgcatattactgcattgaaaatacattttggtccaaaaatagcaaaacctatgactttattcagcattgtcttctcttcagttcaaagtgagatttcaaaacactgaagtgtagtgatatctggttcacgaacaaatcattcgatgtaaccggatcttcttgaaccagttcaccaaatcgaactgaattgtttgaaatggttcgcgtctctaatacgcattaatccacaaatgacttaagcggttaacttttttaacgtggctgacactccctctgaacagggccgtgcagagacctttggaggggcaggtgctcaaagtataaaaggggcacatggaacaaggctttaaatggcgctggtctaaatatcaatacagcaatatattgtgatgcattccttgctgattcgcgtatcgatatggatgattatgtattgatacagcagcaaatgctttgatgcagttttgaaaaagaaacaatagagaagacaattttaaatttaaaataataatagctccgGGATTAGAAAATGAAATGTCTTatattgtcccaacctgatggctttttcttctctgttctacagaataattaagaacagctgttatagtcaaaactatagaaaacacttgttcctctttctcaccagcctctgtctcctggcttgctgttacctgctctttctgtcacttgtgcctctacatgtccctctttttcttcctctatctccatctcctcgtctgatctattactttccactctctgtccatctaggaacaaggctcaatttactatttcagcattaatctattattttaaccatcactactactcttgcacctaatcaataagtccaccttaaatattgatacaaaacataaaaaactgataaactggaatatagtgattaatattattattactgttgtagttgtctaaaattgaacacctttgcaatgtaaacaaatgacaggctacatttgttattcatatccttcacactgcactttgatgtcaggtatattatgcatcttttattgacattgatattttgacatttatttccagagagatattattgagtttacaggctaaagtggtcttgctgttgtaaatatatttgcgtcacatttaaaatataattatattttaattcatttctgaatggtttttatttttataatgataattcagagaatgagaaaatctgaataagccttaccagtgttgtgttAGGGCTACTCCGATCACGATCTGGccgcggtgttgaaaatatcctctaacaattaaaaaatgctcGTGCAGCGTGAGGAATCGTCCCCGTCGGATGaggaggtcgtcgtcgtcaggtgaggtcatcatgttggtcgtTTTATTTAtggataaattattattaatgggCAGGCATTCAAAAAAGGgtatgttattaaaaaaaaaattcgaggaaattttgctttgacaaaagggcacttaaggggcaatgTAGCAGGTGCTCAAGTAAACCTGTTCTTTCGGACAATTCaatcaaataaaccagttgaaaaaaaaaacggttcaccggttcttttgcgctctatGTAATGTctttggcgatgattgcccttcattctagccttcggtttacccgcgctcataacactagcacagaatcagttcagaatcaatcaccaaaagaatcagttcggttcagacgctctgtgtgtcggtctgcttcacgctgaatcacacatgcgcagtatcatcatagacagtaaaagaaatggacacagcgaccccattggaactcaattgagacaagtgaagcccatttttagtaatttttagcacttccgtttctgacgcgcagactcaaactaagcttgatgacgtcagcaactcgtctgacagatgtaaatcttctagtagctgtgcgtgcaaactgccatcgttcatcttgcagagacggcgagcttgagcgaggagttctttggcgtgagtaagtattctgattaattattttgtatagtattttaaaatgtaactccagggcttgtatctatgggcttctctcttgatgtctccccgattgcctgcgagcttctcctcctgtctttacggtaatttctctactgtgcgacagagagtcgagtggttatgacgcaatccttagcctatttttacaaaaactgtttctacggggccataatgtaacatagaaggtaatggagccctttatacgttgtcgtgtatctttagaaataaataatggacaaatggagtctttaaacgcctcagatgtaaagttatttgctgtcaaagtgacgccaaaatgaatgggagtcaatgggatgctaacgcaagtgaagttctgctacaagatggcgggcacgtggccgacttcaacttccggttgtaatatatatatattttatatatatattttaatcaggtAGAGGATGGGGGGTCAAAGCATTTttttgcagggtcttgagaccccccaagaccccccctggcgccgccggtgCCTATATGATGtgcaattgcataaatttatGTGCAATTTACTTTAATAccttaaaacctttttttctctctctctatctctcaatTTACCAGGTACACCTTGCATGTCCTGAGGTCCTTGcatttttccacacacacacacacacacacacacacacacacacacacacacacacacacgagcgtaGTCCATGCTCGATCAATACATGCGTGTAATGTGAATGTCAATGTGGCAGGTTGCATGTGGACCACATTTGTATGCACTTGTGCTTTGAGCTACTCATGCAGTAACTGAGGTTTGCAGATGTTACATAATATCTCGGTTCATATAGAGCTTGTTGTGCGTGCTGACAGAAACACAAGCGCCACAGTGAGATTAAGGAGGATGGATCTATTTCTGTTTATTCATTCCTATCGTGATGcgtgttgatgtctgtttgtgtaaTACGTTCAGGTGGATCACAGTCCTGTGCcgttatttgaatatttaattgtCCTGCTGATGTCTGGTTGACGTTCTTCAGTCATGACGCGGTCAGTGATGACCTCACGCACAGACGGATCATAGCATGTGTGCAACACACACCACAGTCGAGCCTCAGAATGAATATAAAGTGTCTTGTGTTGATTCTGTTTGCAGAACCCAATGCACTTTTATGTAACATGTCAGGAGGGTTTCTGATGGGATGCTTCTGCGATCTAGTGGTGCTCTGATGAACTGCAAACACAGCCATCcattaaagaagaaaaagaagacacAAGATGGTTGGAGTTTGGAGTGGGGTGCTTTATTAAGTGTTTTCAGACAGTCACTTGGTGTAAGACGTCTTTAAAGACAGAGACTGCAGGTTTGAAATGAAGTTAAGCTGTTAGTTTATTTACtagtgcatttaaaaaatgtttaatatatgcaTTGCAAATTagggattattttattatttaatacgtAGAATTGTATATTAAGTGGTATAGCCGCCCAAATAATAATGTCACTATTGagtcaaaagcattttttttttttttctactttgcaATATGATTGATGTTTACAGTAAGAACACACTtttgatttacaaaaaaatacatttgcatgaTGATAATTAATCCTGTAATAGGTGAAtgtgatataaaatatatgtaggctataaaaatattttcaattaaaattttaatttcaatttctGTGGGCTATCTTATAAAACAACGAGACCATCGCAAATAGATTCAAGAGAAATtcaatttgcatttaaaataacagACTTACAATaaaaaaacgaaaagaaaaaaaaatgccacaGTTTGACTCCTAATATTGACCTCtctttgaaatgtaaatattgtaaatggAGTATCTTCACAGGCTGCTACTAAACACAGAGTATGTTTTAAGATAAAGCTGAGCTTTGTGAAATACAGTAAAAGACACATTAATTGCAGTGGTTTGGTGTTTATAAGACAGTATGATCATACTAATAAGAGGACAGTGTAAATGCATATTATGCTTCAAATGTTTATAAATCTACAAATAAACAACAGCACAGTGGACCAGTTTATatgacatcatttttttttcttgccagaGAATTACTGGGTTTTAATGTAGTAAAACATACTTCATAAACTATGAagttatatataaattgttttccCCTAAACAGTAATTAGGGGAATTCTAAtttcccattttatttatttatttatttatcataaaaaattatgttcaaAGAAATGAAGTAATAACAGTTCAATCATGCAAtcaataaaaatgcaaaacaaaacatgctGTCAAGCAAGATGCTGcacaacagaactaaataaatcaataaaaaatacctTGGCTATGATATtccttaaaattattattattattttgagaatAACATTTTGGTATACAGTAGTATTATATTTCcgtcatattttttttaagttaaatctgacttttattttgacggggtGCCAGAACATAGACTTATTAATAGCTCTATAGTCTTTGCTTATAGAGACATGCAGACTGCTGCTGCCGCATTTATTTCTGTTCAGCCATCAAAAGAAGGATAATCCATTAAATACGAGCTCTTTAACAAGTCCCTGAGGGGTTGTGTGCCAATGAGTGACCCATAAAGAACCGTGGTTTCACGTGTGGCCACTTGTGTTGATCTGTAAACACTTTGCACTCAAATCCCTTCTCTGTGATCCGATCACAAATCATGTTTCTACAGCAGCTCCTCCACACTTATGATCCAGATGTTCAGTTTCCCATGCTACATTTTTATTAACGTTCTCCCATTATGTCTAACGGCTGCCAAACTCACACTGCATTTACcgattagcgattggctctttcattcaggaGGCGGGACTTCCTGCGATTCAGCGGCCATATTGAGCGTTTTTTCCCATTCCAAACTATATGAGTGACATGTATTGGGTATTCTGTAGTCTTTGGTATTACCAACTATTGGAGAAAGTCTAGCGGTCAACTTGGATCATATGTGCcttaataaccaatcacattacagccttgaGTCAATCGATGTTTACGGATACCACAGAAATGAATGAAGTGTGCCATAATTTGAATCCCACgtcagaaaaagtttttttttcggTGTCAACTCACAACATAGTCCGATCCAAAAGTATTGTTTAGTGTAAAATGTGTTGAAGATAAGCCAATAGGCTGtcaattcattaaattataaGGTGTTTCTGctaaaaagctgtttatttaGTGTAGTAAAGCCTCTCCTCCATtgaaatccatttaaaaaaatggcCTCTGGTCTCCTTTCCCATGTACTGCAAAACCAGAAGCGTTAGCATTAGCTGTTTTTCCTTTTTGGCTGAAGGTTGCAGGCTTGCCTTCCAATGGCTTTGCAGACTAGAGTCAAGGTTGCCAGGTTTTCGAAAAAACAAACACCCAATTGCTACCCAAAACTAGTCCACTATAAATTCAGAAGGGGTCCCCTGTAGCCCAGTTCCACGgaaaaaccacagacttggcaacactgtctAAAGTGGAATTGTTTTGACGTATCGGCTGCGTTTCTACCAAATGGGCATCATATCAGGAAACCAAATCCTGCCCAAATGTTTGGAGACCTCGCTGTGGATCTGCTCGATGTTGTAGGTGTTGTCGGGGATGAGCACCTCCTCCATGATGGACAGCTGGCTCAAGCGGCCGCCGCACATCTTCACGAACTCCATGAAGCCGCTGCAGGTGACCTCACACTCGCCCAAGCCGATGGCCGTCAGGCTCTTGCAGCGTTCAGCGATGCGGATCAGCTCTTCGTCCAGCGGTTCCAGCCCATTAGCGCACACCACCAGCTCCACGAGACGTGGACAGTTCAGCCCGATGCGCCCCAGCATGTCTTTACTGACAGCCTGGCCGAAGTACAGGTGAGTGACGGGTGTCTCCTCACAGAAGAAGGGCTCGAACTCCTCCTCGTAGAGGAAGAAGTACATGACGATGTTGACCTGGGGCGAGTGGCGGATGAGGGCGTCCCAGCTGCTCTTCTTGATGGAGTGGAACTGCGTTTGGCCAGGGTTCTCGCTCACCACGTCAATGCGCAGGTGCTCCAGGTGGACGTGTTTCTCGGAGGACAGCGCCAGCAGAAGCTCGTCGCTCAGTAGGTGGTAGTTCAGAGCCAGTTCGCGCAGGCCATGACACTGATCGGCCACACGTAGGATGCCTGGATGAGCGAGAAGAAACAGGTGAACTTGGGTTCATAAACAAGGGTAGGTGATTACAGTACACTTAAAGGCATCATCGGATGCAacattcacttttacatgtttgaagtaaaatgtgtgttggcagtgtttgTATACAAACAACctataatgatttctgattaatattAAATTCCCAATTGGATGTAAAAAATTCACTAATTTAACAAAACTTATCTGCATTGGCTTGTGCTTCATCTTTGCTTATTTCCACAATTATCCTTATATCAGTGttgtacattacatttatgcatttagctatTCATTTTTTACGAGTATGTGTGTAGCCtgagaatcgaacccacaaccttatgcTCTACCACTAAGCCACAGGAACCCAACACATGTTTATGTACCCAACATGTGTGGGGTGGAAATGTCCAAATAGGGCCTGTTAGAATAGAGTCCTGTTAGAGTAGCCTgggcgtgtttgttttggtgctttcaaatatcaacatCGTTTGGCAAAATTCACATAGTGCACCTTTAATGATTTGATTTCTAATGTTTAATaagaaaaagatataaaaaaaagtttcacaaacCCACGTCAAAGTCATGAAATTTAACCGATTCAGAGTTCCGTTACATTTCACCCAACAATATTGCTTTGAAAATGAATGCTAGTATTTGTTTGCTAGTGAATCGCTTCAACTGAATGATTGAATTCATGAGTTTGGATCAATCGGAGCGGTTCCAGTGTAAATGACTCACTCGATTGAATCAATTTGTCTGTTACTCCGCTTTTCGTGTCTTCACCATCATTcatgtttatataaaatactattttcttaaaattgtagagtttatataatgcaattctgtctttataactcataaatgcaagtttatatcacataattctgagacaaaaagtcaaaatatggAGTTAAAAAGACGCAATtacctttattatttttattcagtggtggaaacaagGTTTCATAGAAAAGTTTTGGTTGGTTAGTTACTTTTTTCAGTTGACATTAAAGTTACAATCGACAGAAATTACATTAATTTTCACTAAATAAACATTCGTGAGGAAGAAAAGAAAGTCAAAGCATTAAAACTAGTTCTATACTTATCAACTTTTCAAAAAGAGAAAAATCGAAAATACTTTTACTGCACATTGCTATAGCTCGCAAAGttacttattttcatttaaacaacAATGTTAAGTCTAACAATGATATGGTATACACTATGTGGTTAAAAAAATAGGTTTATTTGGAATTGTGCAGCCTGTGTggaataatttataaaaacatttgaataataaaaaagatattcAAGTGTGAGTTTCAAGTATGTATCTCAGTGATAAGCATGGCTTATATTAGCTTATATTCAATTGCATATACATGAACTACATGAATAAACTCATGCACAATAAGTCCAGGAgtgtatattaaaaattattattcatattagatCTGGCGTGACTCAGACGGTGATGCACTGACCTGCAGGAGACACATGAGGACAGCTGCTCATCTTCAGCAGCTTGAGCGTGTCACTGTTGTTGGTTCAGGGAAGGGTCATCAACCAGTGTGTCATCAATTTTTATAGAAGATAGGGACTTGGAATTCACAAACACCACCGTCAGAGCTGAGACAAAGTGCGACTGAGAACAGAGCAGATGAGACAGAGTCAGAGCCGCGGGCTTCTCCTAAACTTTACAGCAAGCATAATTTCATTATTTCACAGAGGTCACCCTGCTATGTAATGTGGACATGCTGGTTCATTTTCAAACATATCCAGAACTATCAACATAAACCCACAAATGCATCATTGCATTAATAATTAAACATGCTATTTATGAAATTGATCGGCGTTTTAACATTGCTTTAAAAAACTACACTGAAAAACATGATTTGTATATTGTTTATTGTGTACCTTAAATTTAACTCAGCTCTGTAGGGActaaaacagatttatttaaagataattttgtttagtttaaatggTAAGTCCatccattaaagggttagttcacccaaacatcaaaattatgtcattaataactcaccctcatgtcgttccaaacccgtgacaCCTCCGTTTATCtacggaacacagtttaagatattttagatttagtccgagagctctcagtccctccattgaagctgtgtgtacggtctactgtccatgtccagaaaggtaagaaaaacatcatcgaagtagtccatgtgacatcagagggtcagttagaatttgtttaggcattgaaaatacattttgctccaaaattaacaaaaactatga from Carassius carassius chromosome 29, fCarCar2.1, whole genome shotgun sequence harbors:
- the fbxl3l gene encoding LOW QUALITY PROTEIN: F-box/LRR-repeat protein 3 (The sequence of the model RefSeq protein was modified relative to this genomic sequence to represent the inferred CDS: inserted 2 bases in 1 codon) is translated as MSFYVDEEAWNKMKRGRSKCQSFRNKRHRSVPPACVQTGSQRAPEETWGSLPHHVVLHIFQYLSLVDRARASSVCRRWNELFHIPDLWRRFEFELNQPATSYLRSTHPDLIQQIIKQHAQHLQYVSFKVDSCTKSAEAACNILSQLVNCTIKTLGLISTARPSFMDVPQSHFVSALTVVFVNSKSLSSIKIDDTLVDDPSLXTNNSDTLKLLKMSSCPHVSPAGILRVADQCHGLRELALNYHLLSDELLLALSSEKHVHLEHLRIDVVSENPGQTQFHSIKKSSWDALIRHSPQVNIVMYFFLYEEEFEPFFCEETPVTHLYFGQAVSKDMLGRIGLNCPRLVELVVCANGLEPLDEELIRIAERCKSLTAIGLGECEVTCSGFMEFVKMCGGRLSQLSIMEEVLIPDNTYNIEQIHSEVSKHLGRIWFPDMMPIW